From Streptomyces sp. NBC_01551:
TGGTAGAACTTCGTGCTGGCGTAGACGGGGTCGCGCACCTGGGCGGGGGTACCCCAACCCTGGCTGGGCCGCTGCTGGAACAAGCCCAGCGAGTCGCGGTCGCCGTAACTGAGGTTGCGCAGCCGGGACTCCTGGATCGCGGTGGCCAGGGCCACGATCTGGCCGCGCTCGGGCACTTCGAGCGTGATGCCGGTGGCGACGATGGTCCGGGCGTGGGGAATCTGCTCGGCGGGCAGGTCCAGGCCCTCGACGTGGACGTTCTGAGCGCCTGACCCGCCGAGGACGGCGGCGACCTGGCGCCGTACGGCGTCGGTGTCGACCGAGTCGGTGACGCAGGAGGTGCCCGGGCTCGAGGAGTGGCTCGCGGCTGCGGCGAGGACGGCGGTGCCAGCCAGCAGGGCGGGGGAGAGGCAGAGCACGCCGATCGCGGCGGCGATGCCTTTCACTCCCGGGCGGCCTCCGGCCGGCGGGCTGCGGGGATGTCACGTGGCGATGGAGAGGAAGGGGTCACGGGGAGGTCCTCGGGGGTGGGGCCCCGGCCGCACGGTGTGAAAGGGGAAGGGCCGTGCGGCCGGAGCGGTGGAGGTGGACGAAGAGCCCCGGCTCGGGTGCGTGTTGCCTCACACACCCGGTGGGACGGGGGAGGTTACGGGCGGAACATGGGTGTGCCTCCTGGGACGTTCAAGGAGCGGCCCGCAGCGGCGGGCTGGCGAAGAGCGGGACGGCGGGGAGCCTTACGGGCGGAACATCAGCGAACTCCTGGAGGGGTGCCGGGGCGGGAAACCGGGATCGAACTGGGGTGCCAGGTGGGCGTTGCCTCGCCCACCAGGGCGGAAGGGGATTACGGGCGGAACATGAGCGGCACCTCCTCGGCCGGCGCAGTTGCGGGGAACACGGGCGAGGTCAGCAGGGGCGGTACATGGGCGGCCTCCCTGTCAGGGTCTGCGGCGGGCGGGCAGGGAACGGCGAGGCGGCAGCGATGGCTGCGTGCGGGGTCACGGACGGAACACAGGGGCCTCCTGCGGGAGAGGGGAAACGGGGAAGGGTCGCCATCAGCGGTGTCCGCCGGGCAGTGACAAGACAGTAAGCCCGAATCCCCGGTCACCGAAATCACGGACGGAATCCGCTTGATTTCCGGAGTTCTTGGTCGGCGATGCGTCTCAACCGGGAATCGTCACCTACAGTTTGGGACCTCCCCGCGCCGCCTGCCCGCATATCTTGCGATGGCCGCCGCACGGTCTGGAGCCTTCCCGTCTGCATCCCTCACCGAATTGGGGTTCCCCTTTGCCGTTTTCCCTTCACCAGGGCGACGCCCTCAGCGTGCTCGCGACTCTGCCCGACGGCTGCGCCGATTCCGTCATCACCGACCCGCCGTACAACAGCGGCGGCCGAACCGCCAAGGAGCGCACGAGCCGCTCTGCCCGCCAGAAGTACGTCTCCGCAGACGCCCAGCACGCCCTGCCGGACTTCACCGGCGAGAACATGGACCAGCGCTCGTACACGCTCTGGCTGACCCAGATCATGACCGAGGCCCACCGGGCCACCAAGGTCGGGGGCACGGCGCTGCTGTTCACCGACTGGCGGCAGCTGCCGGCGACCACGGACGCGCTCCAGGCCGCTGGCTGGCTGTGGCTGGGCGTCCTGACCTGGCACAAGCCGCAGGCCAGGCCGCAGAAGGGTAAGTTCCGGCAGGACTGCGAGTTCATCGTCTGGGGCGCGAAGGGCAAGATCGACGCCGCCGCGAACCCGGTCTACCTGCCCGGCTTGTACAGCGCCTCGCAGCCCTCGGGCAAGGCTCGCCGGCACATCACGCAGAAGCCGGTCGAGGTGATGCGGGAGCTGGTGAAGATCGCCCCGCCCGGCGGCACCGTGCTCGACTTCTGCGCCGGATCGGGCAGCACCGGGGTCGCCGCGCTGCTGGAGGGACGCGACTTCATCGGCATCGAGAAGACGAAGGAGTACGCGGCTGTTGCCTCCGAGCGCCTCGCCGATACCACCCATCAGGTGCATTCCCAGGACGATTTCGCCCTGACCTCCTGACCGAGCTGCACCACAGCCCGATCCCGTGGCAGGCGGAATATAGCGGCAGATCCCCGGTTTCCGAAACCGGGGATTCTCCGGACCATCAGGGCCATCGAATTCACGGCCCTGGCTGCAAGGAGAACCCCTTTCGTGTCCGAACCTGCCGAGCCCCGCCATGGCGGGGAAATGGAGCCGGTCCGTCTGCCGGACGCTGACCTCGAATCGATCGAGGCGTCCGTCCGCAAGCTGCTCGACCAGTCGGCCGAGCAGGCCCGCATGATCGACACACTGGCCTCCGCGCCGCCTGTGGCCCCGATGGCCGCGAGCATGCCCTTCGCCGGGTTCCCCGGCATGCCGTCGTTCACCGCCCCCGCCCCGCCGCCGGACCCCAAGCCGATCTTGGAGCTGGAAGGCGAG
This genomic window contains:
- a CDS encoding site-specific DNA-methyltransferase, which encodes MPFSLHQGDALSVLATLPDGCADSVITDPPYNSGGRTAKERTSRSARQKYVSADAQHALPDFTGENMDQRSYTLWLTQIMTEAHRATKVGGTALLFTDWRQLPATTDALQAAGWLWLGVLTWHKPQARPQKGKFRQDCEFIVWGAKGKIDAAANPVYLPGLYSASQPSGKARRHITQKPVEVMRELVKIAPPGGTVLDFCAGSGSTGVAALLEGRDFIGIEKTKEYAAVASERLADTTHQVHSQDDFALTS